AAAACATCTTCCTTCTTTCTGAGTCGTTTTCAGAACTAAATCTTCGTACCCAGTGCGAATTGCTTTTTTCTCAAACGGACACCAAACTGGCAATTGTGGCTTGGATTGAACTTCTAAACGATAATTTTATCTGTAAACTTGGAATCTGCGAAAAACCTTTCGGAATCTAACTTACTTTTGCACCCCTTAAATTAAAATTTACCATGAATAAGGAAGAACTTATTGAGCAACTAAAAGTACAAATTATTGAGGTATTGAATCTCGATGGAATCTCCGGTGCCGACATTGATGCAGAGGCGCCTTTGTTTGTTGAAGGCCTTGGTTTAGACTCCATCGATGCCTTGGAACTAATCGTTTTGCTAGAGAAAGAATACGGTGTAAAAATTGAAAATTCAGCCGATGCTAGAAAGATATTTTCTTCCGTTAGCAACATCGCCCAATATATTTTGGATAATAAAAAATAAGTAATCTTCCTGAATGTCGATTTCTGTTTTTATGATTTGGCGGGTCCCATTCGCCACAAAAAATTCAGGAAACTCCATCAGTAACGATAGGCTCATGGTCGGGCTATCGGCTGTAGTCCCATCACCGAAAGGGTTCGGTGTTGGGAGCTACTTGCCTCTATCCCTACCCGGACCGAACCCCAACCTTTTCTATTCCATCCAACTTGAATTAATTCCTTAAACCTTTTTGTTTTGAAAATTTTTATAACCGGCATAGGCGTTATTTCTCCAATTGGAACCAATGTTCCTCAAACCTTGGAATCATTTAAACATTCTAAAGCCGGAATTGCCGATTTTCAAATTCTAAATACGCGTCACCAAGGTCAACTTCCTGTTGCAGAAGTTAAATTCTCCAACGAAGAACTTGCTAAAATGGGTGGTGTAGACCCAAAAGATGGTTTCTCTCGT
The genomic region above belongs to Bacteroidia bacterium and contains:
- a CDS encoding acyl carrier protein gives rise to the protein MNKEELIEQLKVQIIEVLNLDGISGADIDAEAPLFVEGLGLDSIDALELIVLLEKEYGVKIENSADARKIFSSVSNIAQYILDNKK